The Sphingomonas sp. So64.6b genome includes a region encoding these proteins:
- a CDS encoding class I SAM-dependent methyltransferase, protein MIDDPSAGWEAIATKFAAIRSDVGTDVVKLWLKQLRPAGTVVDIGCGTGMPISKTLIDEGFEVYGIDPSPTLMAVFRRHFPGAKTVCEAAEVSRFFDRRFDGAVAIGLMFLLPEDSQRAVIEHVGQAIHPGGHFLFSAPRQMCQWNDTLTGRPSLSLGEERYQQLLASAGCRVVDSYVDKGSNYYFHAVSDSV, encoded by the coding sequence TTGATAGATGATCCGTCCGCCGGCTGGGAAGCTATCGCCACCAAGTTTGCCGCCATCCGCTCCGATGTCGGCACCGATGTCGTGAAGCTCTGGCTGAAGCAGCTCCGGCCCGCCGGCACCGTGGTAGATATCGGATGCGGAACAGGCATGCCTATCTCCAAAACCCTCATTGACGAAGGTTTCGAAGTTTACGGGATCGATCCATCCCCGACGCTTATGGCGGTATTCCGTCGCCACTTTCCCGGCGCTAAGACAGTTTGCGAAGCGGCCGAGGTCAGCCGCTTCTTCGACCGGCGTTTCGACGGGGCAGTTGCCATAGGGCTCATGTTTCTGCTGCCCGAAGACAGTCAGCGTGCAGTGATCGAGCATGTCGGCCAGGCGATACACCCTGGCGGCCACTTCCTCTTCAGTGCTCCGCGCCAGATGTGCCAGTGGAACGACACCCTGACAGGTCGGCCGTCGTTGTCGCTGGGAGAGGAGCGATATCAGCAGCTGCTCGCCAGCGCGGGATGCCGCGTCGTAGACAGCTATGTTGATAAAGGGTCGAACTACTATTTCCACGCTGTGTCGGACTCAGTGTAA
- a CDS encoding saccharopine dehydrogenase NADP-binding domain-containing protein, which yields MARDFDIIVYGATGFTGRLVAEYLVQTGTPRWAMAGRSLTKLQEVRDEIGAPGDTALIVANSDDPATLKAMCERTGVVLTTVGPYQLYGNDLVAACAETGTGYVDLCGEPAWMRHMIDAHHETAKRTGARIVFSCGFDSIPFDLGVLTLQETAKAKYGKPAPRVKCRVRKMQGGFSGGTAASLKATLAAAAKEPSILGLLINPFALTPGFDGPSQPKGLLPEYDRTIEAWVAPFIMAPINTKNVHRTNFLLGQSYGADFVYDEMLVAPGLGDMGKAAAEAIAKINPLASDKGPKPGEGPSKEERESGFYDVLFVGEMPDGTRIDAVVTGDRDPGYGSTSKMIAEAALCLVHDVRGEGGIWTPGALMGDALRKRLIDRAGLTFTAG from the coding sequence ATGGCCCGCGACTTCGACATCATCGTATATGGCGCCACCGGCTTTACCGGCCGCCTCGTTGCCGAATATCTCGTACAGACGGGAACGCCGCGCTGGGCGATGGCCGGGCGGTCGCTGACAAAGCTGCAGGAGGTGCGCGACGAGATCGGCGCGCCCGGAGATACGGCCTTGATCGTTGCGAACAGCGACGACCCCGCCACGCTCAAGGCGATGTGCGAGCGGACCGGGGTCGTGCTGACCACGGTCGGGCCATACCAGCTGTACGGCAATGACCTGGTCGCCGCCTGTGCCGAGACCGGCACCGGCTATGTCGATCTGTGCGGCGAGCCGGCCTGGATGCGCCATATGATCGATGCGCATCACGAAACCGCCAAGCGCACCGGCGCGCGGATCGTGTTCAGTTGCGGGTTCGATTCGATTCCGTTCGATCTTGGCGTGTTGACGCTGCAGGAGACGGCGAAGGCCAAATACGGCAAGCCCGCGCCGCGCGTGAAATGCCGCGTGCGCAAGATGCAGGGCGGCTTTTCCGGCGGCACCGCGGCGAGTCTGAAAGCGACGCTCGCCGCCGCTGCCAAGGAGCCATCGATCCTCGGTCTGCTGATCAATCCGTTCGCGCTTACCCCCGGCTTCGATGGCCCCAGCCAACCCAAGGGGCTTCTGCCCGAATATGACCGCACGATCGAGGCATGGGTCGCGCCGTTCATCATGGCGCCGATCAACACCAAGAATGTCCATCGCACCAATTTCCTGCTCGGCCAGAGCTATGGCGCGGACTTCGTCTATGACGAGATGCTGGTCGCACCGGGCCTGGGCGACATGGGCAAGGCTGCGGCGGAAGCGATCGCCAAGATCAACCCGCTGGCCAGCGACAAGGGGCCGAAGCCCGGCGAAGGCCCGTCGAAGGAGGAGCGCGAGAGCGGCTTTTACGATGTGCTGTTCGTCGGCGAGATGCCTGACGGCACACGGATCGACGCAGTCGTCACCGGCGACCGCGACCCCGGTTACGGATCGACCAGCAAGATGATCGCCGAGGCCGCCTTGTGTCTGGTCCATGACGTACGGGGAGAGGGTGGCATCTGGACCCCCGGTGCGCTGATGGGCGATGCGTTGCGCAAACGGCTGATCGACCGCGCGGGGCTGACGTTTACGGCGGGATAG
- a CDS encoding VacB/RNase II family 3'-5' exoribonuclease, with the protein MPKTHAPKPPPGLPTREQILDFIATSDTPAGKREIAKAFGLTAQQKITLKAMLKDMADDGLIDSAPGRAFHKMGGVPKVTVLRIVDADDGGNVWAVPENWHADTPAPRLRVRERKHGALAIGDRVLARTEEAGNGWIAHPMKALAKGEELILGVLRQEGGKLWLQGVEKKERREFQVSDAGEGKPGDLVLAEKAGRPPRITARVTEVLGDPFAPRSFSMIAIHKLGIPTVFTPETIAEAERVARTPLGKDSEDLRHIPIVAIDPADARDHDDAVWAAPDDDPKNEGGWKAIVAIADVSFYVRPGSDLDREARRRGNSVYFPDRVVPMLPEVLSADVCSLKEGADRAALVCHLQVSKAGELKSWRFSRALVRIAANIAYEDAQAAIDGVIQHPLTETALRPLWACWRALYAAREKRSPLDLDLPERRVMLDEKGRIMSVAPRERLDAHKLIEDYMIAANVAAAKALEAKKAPVMYRVHEEPSREKLVALKDYLKTFGVEFALGQVVRPATFNHILDKVGEVDFRQQVMEQVLRTQTQAYYAPANHGHFGLALGSYAHFTSPIRRYADLIVHRSLVSAYKLGDGGLTEGEAAGMERIGEGISALERRAMEAERDTIDRYVAAFLSEKVGEVLDARITGVTNFGFFATVEGIGGDGLMPARDIGGEYFRFDEAARKLIGDQTGTEYASGQRLPLRLAEANPVSGALRFEMVDGKGARVERDERPGRVIKRRGRPANIRHQGRKR; encoded by the coding sequence ATGCCCAAGACACACGCGCCCAAACCACCCCCCGGCTTGCCCACGCGCGAGCAGATCCTCGATTTCATCGCCACGTCTGACACGCCCGCGGGCAAGCGCGAGATCGCCAAGGCGTTCGGCCTGACCGCGCAGCAGAAGATCACGCTCAAGGCGATGCTCAAGGACATGGCCGATGATGGTCTGATCGACAGCGCACCGGGTCGCGCCTTCCACAAGATGGGCGGCGTGCCGAAGGTGACGGTGCTGCGCATCGTCGATGCCGATGACGGTGGCAATGTCTGGGCGGTGCCGGAGAATTGGCATGCCGACACCCCCGCGCCACGGTTGCGCGTGCGCGAACGCAAGCATGGCGCGCTTGCCATCGGCGACCGCGTCCTCGCACGCACCGAGGAGGCCGGTAACGGCTGGATCGCGCACCCGATGAAGGCGCTCGCCAAGGGTGAGGAGCTGATTCTCGGCGTGCTGCGTCAGGAAGGCGGGAAGCTCTGGCTGCAGGGTGTCGAGAAGAAGGAACGGCGCGAATTCCAGGTGTCCGATGCGGGCGAGGGCAAACCCGGCGACCTGGTGCTGGCGGAGAAGGCCGGCCGTCCGCCGCGTATCACCGCGCGCGTGACCGAGGTGCTGGGCGATCCCTTTGCCCCGCGCAGCTTCTCGATGATCGCGATCCACAAGCTGGGTATCCCGACGGTGTTCACGCCTGAGACGATCGCGGAAGCCGAGCGCGTCGCGAGGACGCCGCTCGGCAAGGATAGCGAAGATCTGCGCCATATCCCGATCGTCGCGATCGACCCGGCCGATGCGCGCGACCATGACGATGCGGTGTGGGCGGCGCCGGATGACGACCCAAAGAACGAAGGCGGGTGGAAGGCGATTGTCGCGATCGCCGATGTCAGCTTCTATGTCCGGCCCGGTTCCGATCTCGACCGCGAGGCGCGGCGGCGCGGCAATTCGGTCTATTTCCCCGATCGCGTCGTGCCGATGCTGCCTGAAGTCCTGTCGGCCGATGTCTGTTCGTTGAAGGAAGGCGCGGATCGCGCCGCTCTGGTCTGCCACTTGCAGGTGTCGAAAGCGGGCGAGCTGAAATCGTGGCGCTTCTCCCGTGCGTTGGTGCGGATCGCGGCGAACATCGCCTACGAAGATGCCCAGGCGGCGATCGACGGCGTGATCCAGCATCCGCTGACCGAGACCGCGTTAAGGCCGCTCTGGGCCTGCTGGCGCGCGCTTTACGCGGCGCGCGAGAAGCGCAGCCCGCTTGATCTCGACCTGCCCGAACGTCGCGTGATGCTCGACGAAAAGGGGCGAATCATGTCGGTCGCACCGCGCGAGCGGCTCGATGCGCACAAGCTGATCGAGGATTATATGATCGCCGCCAACGTCGCGGCCGCCAAGGCGCTCGAGGCAAAGAAGGCGCCGGTGATGTACCGCGTGCATGAAGAGCCGAGCCGCGAGAAGCTGGTTGCACTCAAGGATTATCTCAAGACCTTCGGCGTGGAATTCGCACTCGGCCAGGTCGTGCGGCCGGCTACCTTCAACCATATCCTCGACAAGGTCGGCGAGGTCGATTTCCGCCAGCAGGTCATGGAACAGGTGCTGCGCACCCAGACCCAGGCCTATTATGCTCCCGCCAATCATGGCCATTTCGGGCTGGCGCTGGGCAGCTATGCGCACTTCACGTCGCCGATCCGGCGTTATGCCGACCTCATTGTCCACCGTTCGCTGGTCAGCGCATACAAGCTCGGCGACGGCGGCCTGACCGAGGGCGAAGCGGCGGGCATGGAGCGGATCGGCGAGGGCATCTCGGCGCTCGAACGCCGCGCGATGGAGGCGGAGCGCGATACGATCGACCGTTATGTCGCCGCCTTCCTGTCCGAAAAGGTCGGCGAAGTGCTGGACGCGCGCATTACCGGCGTGACCAATTTCGGCTTCTTCGCGACGGTCGAGGGCATTGGCGGCGACGGGCTGATGCCGGCGCGCGATATCGGAGGCGAATATTTCCGCTTCGACGAAGCCGCGCGGAAACTGATCGGCGATCAAACCGGTACCGAATATGCCAGCGGCCAACGCCTGCCGCTACGACTTGCCGAAGCCAATCCGGTATCGGGCGCGCTGCGCTTCGAAATGGTCGACGGCAAGGGCGCCCGGGTAGAGCGCGACGAGCGGCCGGGCAGGGTGATCAAACGGCGCGGCCGGCCGGCCAATATCCGCCATCAGGGACGCAAGCGTTAG